Proteins co-encoded in one Bremerella sp. TYQ1 genomic window:
- a CDS encoding DUF3526 domain-containing protein, with protein sequence MSHSAVEKTSSQTHWFTLFQWAIRHFWARKRNRWLLMTFAILAAVSHGLGAVQALKVRQEISDLREMEAERNEVYRSAFTTDEPNNDDSKAQRKIRTQRMIAKLPTSLAYSGGIDSASYLPRPLAILSVGYSDIWPSRYRITAHSRRQNLEREDIASPFRRLTGPWDAAAFILIILPLTLIVLTYDIVSSEQELGTSSLLQLSVKEIRIYFLFRFLVCGLGLGGLLIGIHVFTAFLFSSPAAVSLGLWCVFVVAYTAFWLGLAWAINALKISSVASVMLLTLLWALLTILFPTTLARLAEKQFPVIENTYLITQERLLREQAENDLRRLLDAYYDTHPEVTRPSKKEDPYGQTRWDAIREEVDRQMQPLLATRLSQIQQRRLVVERLSLLDPALAAKTVMDELAGTGLYQYATFAEHALHYDEQFKSYFQPLMMQRGELTEKSFAAIPAFAERTDDMPLRLSLLLQCNLAIVAWTVGLFLFGWIRLRKV encoded by the coding sequence ATGTCACATAGCGCGGTCGAAAAAACATCATCCCAAACTCACTGGTTCACTCTGTTTCAATGGGCGATCCGGCACTTTTGGGCACGAAAACGCAACCGCTGGCTATTGATGACGTTCGCTATCCTCGCTGCAGTTTCTCACGGCCTAGGTGCTGTTCAGGCACTGAAGGTTCGCCAAGAGATATCTGACTTACGTGAAATGGAAGCGGAACGCAACGAAGTATATCGCTCTGCATTTACAACCGACGAACCTAATAATGACGATTCCAAGGCCCAACGGAAGATCAGAACACAGCGAATGATTGCCAAGCTGCCGACATCCCTGGCCTATTCCGGGGGAATCGACAGCGCGTCCTATCTTCCTCGTCCGCTAGCGATCTTGTCGGTTGGTTACAGCGATATTTGGCCCAGTCGATACCGCATCACGGCACACTCGCGACGTCAAAACCTAGAGCGTGAAGACATCGCCAGTCCGTTCCGTCGACTTACCGGGCCATGGGATGCAGCGGCATTCATTTTAATCATTCTTCCACTGACGCTGATCGTGCTAACTTACGATATTGTCTCTAGCGAACAAGAGTTGGGAACGTCGTCCCTTTTACAGCTCAGCGTGAAAGAGATCCGCATCTATTTTCTTTTCCGATTCTTAGTTTGTGGATTGGGCCTGGGAGGACTGCTCATCGGCATCCATGTGTTCACTGCGTTCCTTTTCTCTTCGCCCGCCGCTGTTTCATTGGGGTTATGGTGTGTTTTTGTTGTCGCCTACACCGCATTTTGGCTGGGATTAGCTTGGGCGATAAACGCGCTGAAGATCTCTTCGGTCGCGTCGGTGATGCTGCTTACTTTGCTGTGGGCCCTCCTGACTATCTTGTTCCCGACCACGCTCGCCCGCCTGGCAGAGAAACAATTTCCGGTCATAGAAAACACCTACTTGATTACTCAAGAACGCCTCCTGCGGGAGCAAGCCGAAAACGATTTAAGACGTCTCCTCGATGCATACTATGACACGCATCCCGAGGTGACACGCCCTTCCAAGAAAGAGGATCCTTACGGACAGACGCGTTGGGATGCGATTCGAGAAGAAGTCGACCGACAAATGCAGCCTCTGTTGGCAACTCGGCTTTCACAAATTCAACAACGGAGACTGGTCGTTGAGCGTCTAAGCCTTCTTGATCCTGCGTTAGCCGCCAAGACGGTGATGGACGAACTGGCCGGCACAGGGCTCTATCAGTACGCGACGTTTGCTGAACATGCATTGCACTATGACGAGCAATTTAAAAGCTATTTTCAACCGCTGATGATGCAGCGTGGCGAACTGACCGAGAAATCTTTTGCAGCGATTCCTGCATTTGCCGAGCGGACAGATGATATGCCTCTTCGACTCTCTCTACTTCTGCAATGCAACTTGGCGATTGTCGCGTGGACGGTCGGACTCTTTCTGTTCGGTTGGATCCGCCTACGTAAAGTTTAA
- a CDS encoding ABC transporter ATP-binding protein, whose amino-acid sequence MLQAIELSKHYGDHVALDCLNLTVDPGELFCLLGGNGAGKSTTIKLFMDFVSATSGSALVDGIDVAKQPSLARSHLAYIPEIVNLYPYLTGLENLKFFTELTGREFSRDELELLLAQVTLPMDAIRKPVRSYSKGMRQKVGIAIAIAKQAKALLLDEPTSGLDPAAANQFSEILLQLRSQGMAILMATHDLFRARDLADRIGVMAEGSMVEVVSGNEVSHQELEELYLRVFHAAR is encoded by the coding sequence ATGCTACAAGCAATCGAATTGAGTAAACACTATGGCGATCATGTCGCCTTGGACTGTTTAAACTTAACAGTCGATCCGGGCGAACTGTTTTGCCTTCTGGGAGGCAACGGCGCCGGCAAGTCAACTACGATCAAGCTGTTCATGGATTTCGTATCGGCCACCTCAGGCAGCGCCCTGGTCGACGGAATTGATGTTGCGAAACAACCGAGTCTAGCGCGTAGCCATTTGGCCTACATTCCGGAAATAGTTAATCTTTACCCCTATCTAACTGGACTCGAGAATCTAAAGTTCTTCACTGAGTTGACTGGACGCGAATTCAGCCGAGATGAACTGGAGCTTTTACTTGCTCAAGTGACTTTACCGATGGATGCAATTCGAAAACCAGTCCGTAGTTACTCCAAAGGAATGCGTCAGAAAGTAGGGATTGCAATTGCGATCGCCAAACAAGCCAAAGCCCTGCTCCTGGATGAGCCTACCTCAGGCTTGGACCCTGCCGCGGCGAATCAATTCTCAGAAATTCTTCTGCAGCTTCGAAGCCAAGGAATGGCGATCTTAATGGCAACCCACGACCTATTCAGAGCACGAGACCTGGCAGATCGAATCGGTGTCATGGCCGAGGGAAGCATGGTCGAGGTGGTCTCTGGTAACGAAGTCTCCCACCAGGAATTGGAGGAACTCTACCTTCGTGTGTTTCATGCAGCCAGATGA
- a CDS encoding ABC transporter permease subunit, translated as MNRFGEEPRRLLTLIKHEFHTYKAERWILVSCLALFCILAAEFIFAARAYREIKVSTEVAQAAAHENWLNQGDRDPHGAAHHGTYLYSPVSPLAGVDPGMTPHLGSTLRIEAHVRHHLTNAADSDWCNPIRQTFRSPATIVYATIPLLAIAVGFASISQERASGTLSMILVQGVPWRALLLGKVVAATSLIMLTISPFFLSIAYHLYASFSLPNSETLGSNIFARSVLMCLATLIYVVIWSAICTATSARVHSSGTALVALLGLWLTMVFLLPTIATQVASATYPLPSQETFKKWADDRQYIEKDGQSKSIFMALHEEVEQQLFTKYGVTNKKDLPVNFDGVFMQEAEKFTDKLHAENEARLRVNLQRQACVVDCIGAISPFHSMRGMSMALTMTDLVSHEHLSDQAEKYRQHLVAVVNAAYAIKSSQRSSADQGGGLWKRVGRFGYELPSLAFTLRSQGWRLVILTCWLIMAMCFLWWTPSHVT; from the coding sequence ATGAATCGTTTCGGAGAAGAACCAAGACGACTCCTGACCCTGATCAAGCATGAGTTTCACACCTACAAGGCTGAGCGGTGGATACTCGTCAGTTGCCTGGCGTTGTTCTGCATTCTTGCCGCCGAATTCATTTTCGCAGCACGTGCATATCGTGAGATCAAAGTCTCAACAGAAGTTGCTCAAGCAGCGGCCCATGAAAATTGGCTGAACCAAGGAGATCGTGACCCACATGGGGCCGCCCATCATGGCACGTATCTGTACTCGCCGGTGTCACCACTGGCAGGTGTCGATCCGGGAATGACACCCCATCTTGGTTCTACGCTTCGGATCGAGGCACATGTTCGACACCATCTAACGAATGCGGCGGATTCCGATTGGTGCAACCCGATACGACAAACGTTCCGTAGCCCAGCCACAATCGTCTATGCCACGATCCCGCTTCTGGCAATTGCTGTCGGCTTCGCCTCCATATCGCAAGAGAGGGCATCGGGCACACTTTCTATGATTTTAGTCCAGGGAGTCCCTTGGAGAGCTTTACTACTCGGCAAAGTCGTGGCCGCGACCAGTTTGATCATGTTGACCATCTCTCCCTTTTTTTTAAGCATTGCGTATCACCTTTATGCCAGTTTCAGCTTGCCGAATTCGGAAACGTTGGGTAGCAATATCTTCGCTCGGTCGGTGCTGATGTGCCTTGCCACATTGATTTATGTGGTGATTTGGAGTGCCATCTGTACGGCAACTTCTGCACGGGTTCATTCGTCGGGAACGGCCCTCGTCGCACTTCTTGGACTGTGGCTAACAATGGTCTTTCTGCTGCCCACGATTGCCACTCAAGTTGCTTCCGCGACCTACCCGCTACCCTCCCAAGAGACATTTAAGAAGTGGGCAGATGATCGGCAGTACATAGAAAAAGATGGCCAAAGCAAAAGCATATTCATGGCGCTTCACGAAGAGGTCGAACAACAGCTTTTCACGAAATATGGAGTTACCAATAAAAAAGACCTGCCGGTGAACTTCGATGGCGTTTTCATGCAGGAAGCTGAGAAATTCACGGACAAGCTTCATGCCGAGAATGAAGCACGTTTGCGAGTCAATCTTCAACGGCAGGCATGCGTTGTAGATTGCATTGGGGCGATCTCACCGTTTCATAGTATGCGAGGTATGTCGATGGCGTTGACGATGACCGATCTGGTTAGCCATGAACACCTTTCCGACCAGGCCGAAAAGTATCGCCAGCATCTGGTCGCCGTGGTGAATGCGGCCTACGCAATCAAATCCTCACAAAGAAGCAGCGCCGACCAAGGAGGAGGCCTGTGGAAACGAGTCGGAAGATTCGGGTATGAGTTACCCAGTCTGGCGTTCACTTTACGCAGCCAAGGTTGGCGACTTGTGATCCTAACTTGCTGGCTGATCATGGCGATGTGCTTTCTCTGGTGGACTCCTAGTCATGTCACATAG
- a CDS encoding DUF1592 domain-containing protein: MHSNLLTATVLAILLGVMSVHARAAEPNFEKDIAPYLQANCIGCHGPKLQEGEFRIDNLSPNVGFENTPQWAEIMQRITTGEMPPEYADDLPSVEQNSEIVEWLAARIEEGETARMAQRGRVTYNRLTRDEYVNTVRDLLGVHFDATDPGGFQEDPQWHGIEKVGSILTLAPSNIEKYLDAAETVLAEAYPEQEAEFIDARQRAVPDHRINDRHRQRLTELGLMDKVRFEMWAGDLYRDANFQPLPSAGIYEMSIKLSGLKPDNGRAPRLYVYETSLDRVLFEQDIIAPEEEPVTVTFRTHLPKGRPSVHIINEIPGLSTNFRSGRHGSRPFISTEDGRIPWQMKLTDQAGKPLHPFLILDSITWRGPFITDQEQRRRKEYWPQDESDLKQIREGLQNLASRAFRRPVTDTEMDTFLEIVREELTAGARPRDAIKSGMLTILCSKSFLYISEGDEDQLRQTLNDWEIASRLSYLFWSTMPDDELFQLAEEGKLHDKRVLRQQVKRMLADPKADRFCQSFPKQWLQLRSVGMFPPDKELYPEYDLSLEQSMVEETTRFFREVLYQGLTLREFIESDWTIVNARLAQFYNLPFNMGHEFQKVVLPAGSPRGGLLTQASLLSLSSDGTRHRPVHRGKYILETFFGKSPPPPPANVDPIPTNPVDSPKSTLRQKLEAHVHDATCASCHRKIDPLGLAFENFDAIGRWRSHEQVQGTGVDPPVDPSGQLADGRRFESPGQFKQLMIEDLDKFNAAFIEKLATYGMRRTMTFEDHDDLDQIALVSRQHDYRLQDILEAFVTSDLFQKR; this comes from the coding sequence ATGCATAGCAACCTACTCACCGCCACTGTGCTCGCGATTCTCTTAGGGGTTATGAGCGTCCATGCAAGGGCAGCGGAACCTAATTTCGAGAAGGACATTGCTCCGTATCTTCAAGCCAACTGCATTGGATGTCACGGTCCGAAGCTTCAGGAGGGCGAATTTCGGATCGACAATCTTTCGCCTAACGTCGGCTTCGAGAATACGCCGCAGTGGGCGGAGATCATGCAACGAATTACCACAGGCGAAATGCCCCCTGAATACGCCGATGACCTTCCATCGGTCGAGCAAAACAGTGAAATTGTCGAATGGCTGGCGGCCCGCATCGAAGAGGGCGAGACCGCACGAATGGCCCAGCGAGGACGAGTGACCTACAATCGCTTGACTCGCGACGAATATGTAAACACCGTTCGCGATCTGTTGGGCGTTCATTTTGACGCCACCGACCCGGGCGGTTTTCAAGAAGATCCGCAGTGGCATGGAATCGAAAAGGTTGGGTCGATTCTGACGCTGGCCCCATCGAACATCGAAAAGTATCTTGACGCAGCCGAAACGGTATTGGCGGAAGCCTATCCCGAACAAGAAGCCGAATTCATCGATGCCAGGCAGAGAGCCGTACCTGATCATCGTATCAACGATCGCCACCGACAGCGACTCACGGAACTGGGATTGATGGACAAGGTTCGCTTTGAAATGTGGGCCGGCGATCTCTATCGCGACGCCAACTTTCAGCCCCTTCCGTCCGCCGGCATCTACGAAATGAGTATTAAGCTCAGCGGACTCAAGCCAGACAACGGAAGAGCTCCGCGACTATACGTGTATGAAACCTCACTAGACCGAGTTCTTTTCGAGCAGGATATCATCGCCCCAGAAGAGGAGCCTGTCACCGTCACGTTCCGAACGCATTTGCCCAAGGGTCGACCGAGTGTTCATATCATTAACGAAATCCCTGGACTGTCGACCAACTTTCGATCTGGACGCCACGGCAGTCGTCCCTTCATCAGTACGGAGGACGGCCGCATTCCCTGGCAAATGAAGCTGACCGATCAGGCAGGAAAACCATTGCATCCGTTTCTGATCCTGGACTCCATTACCTGGCGTGGCCCCTTCATTACCGACCAAGAGCAACGCCGTCGCAAAGAGTATTGGCCTCAAGATGAAAGCGACTTAAAGCAGATTCGAGAAGGACTGCAAAACTTGGCGAGCCGCGCCTTTCGTCGCCCGGTGACCGACACCGAAATGGACACGTTCCTCGAAATTGTGCGGGAAGAGTTGACCGCGGGGGCCAGGCCGCGAGATGCGATTAAATCAGGTATGCTCACTATTCTCTGCTCGAAGAGCTTTCTCTACATCTCAGAAGGTGATGAGGACCAACTACGACAAACGCTCAACGATTGGGAGATCGCCTCCCGACTTTCGTATTTGTTTTGGAGCACGATGCCGGATGACGAGCTTTTCCAGCTTGCCGAAGAAGGGAAACTTCACGACAAACGCGTGCTGCGTCAACAGGTAAAACGGATGCTGGCCGATCCGAAAGCGGACCGTTTTTGCCAATCTTTTCCGAAACAATGGCTCCAACTGCGTTCGGTCGGGATGTTTCCACCCGATAAGGAGCTGTACCCCGAGTATGACTTGTCGCTAGAGCAGAGCATGGTCGAGGAGACAACGCGGTTTTTTCGTGAAGTCTTATATCAGGGACTAACCCTCCGCGAGTTCATTGAGTCGGATTGGACGATTGTCAACGCTCGCCTGGCGCAGTTTTATAATCTGCCCTTTAACATGGGACACGAATTCCAAAAGGTGGTGCTTCCCGCAGGCTCTCCGAGGGGCGGTCTCTTGACGCAAGCGTCTTTGCTTTCACTTTCTTCCGACGGCACGCGACATCGGCCAGTCCATCGCGGCAAGTACATCCTGGAGACCTTTTTTGGCAAATCGCCACCTCCACCCCCAGCCAACGTTGACCCAATTCCCACCAATCCGGTCGATTCCCCTAAGTCCACACTGCGCCAAAAACTAGAGGCGCATGTCCACGACGCGACATGCGCCTCGTGCCATCGCAAGATCGACCCACTCGGTCTGGCGTTTGAAAATTTCGATGCCATCGGTCGTTGGCGCAGTCATGAACAGGTTCAAGGAACCGGCGTAGATCCACCGGTCGATCCTTCCGGTCAATTGGCCGATGGGCGAAGGTTCGAAAGTCCGGGGCAGTTCAAGCAACTCATGATCGAGGACTTAGACAAATTCAATGCTGCTTTCATTGAGAAGCTGGCAACCTACGGAATGCGGCGGACCATGACATTTGAAGATCATGACGATCTAGACCAAATTGCCCTCGTAAGCCGTCAACACGACTATCGACTGCAAGATATTCTGGAAGCATTCGTGACATCCGACTTATTCCAGAAGCGTTAA
- a CDS encoding DUF1552 domain-containing protein, which translates to MSNINTNRWRINRRQLLRGAGVSLALPLLNAMESPVLHAAPRPAPTQAKRSVFLYIPNGVNTLTWQIAKGGTDYEFSEPMKSLERHRAEVTPISGLHHPMVLGKHHNCDKVWLTGANVPADGGAFRNTVSADQLMAEVHGPSTRFASLELAIEGHSLAWSRDGIPIPAERNTRTVFNRLFGVESRSKSEVRRQLKRRGSILDAVSEDANRVLGKLGTEDRSKLDEYLTAVRQVEVRTARAESWLEIPKPKIDPSEEAKLTRKLDMSQVTEYYRLFFDLMVLALRTDSTRVITCMICSESNGGAIPDIGISQTRHGLSHHNGDPEQLRRLTATDTFLVEQYSYFLDQLKAHHDNGVSLLDTTQVLWGSGMAYGHSHGNANLPTILAGGKALGIKHGQHLDFNLPKIGKYDVTNAEGHYRICSRPVDSDARLSNLLLTMLQRMDVEVDQFQDSIEPISEILI; encoded by the coding sequence ATGAGCAATATCAACACGAACCGATGGCGTATTAATCGGCGTCAGCTACTGCGAGGGGCAGGCGTATCATTGGCATTGCCACTGCTTAACGCGATGGAATCTCCTGTGCTCCACGCGGCTCCGCGTCCGGCTCCTACCCAAGCAAAGCGGAGTGTGTTTCTCTACATTCCCAACGGGGTCAACACGCTCACCTGGCAAATCGCAAAGGGAGGCACCGACTACGAATTCAGCGAGCCGATGAAATCGCTTGAGCGTCATCGGGCCGAGGTGACGCCGATCAGCGGCCTGCATCACCCAATGGTCCTGGGCAAGCATCACAACTGCGACAAGGTATGGCTCACAGGTGCCAATGTCCCGGCCGACGGCGGCGCGTTTCGTAACACGGTGTCAGCGGACCAGTTGATGGCCGAGGTCCATGGACCCTCTACTCGTTTCGCATCGTTGGAGCTCGCGATCGAAGGACATTCTCTGGCCTGGTCGCGTGACGGCATTCCCATTCCAGCTGAACGCAATACACGTACCGTGTTTAATCGCCTTTTCGGCGTCGAGTCGCGAAGCAAGAGCGAAGTTCGGCGTCAATTAAAGCGTCGAGGAAGTATCCTCGACGCAGTCTCGGAAGACGCTAATCGTGTGCTCGGAAAGCTGGGAACCGAAGATCGTTCCAAGCTCGACGAATACCTGACGGCCGTACGCCAGGTGGAAGTTCGCACGGCTCGGGCAGAATCATGGCTCGAGATACCTAAACCGAAGATTGATCCCAGCGAAGAGGCGAAGCTGACTCGAAAGCTCGACATGAGCCAGGTCACGGAATACTACCGCTTGTTCTTCGATCTGATGGTCCTCGCGCTGCGAACTGATTCCACACGAGTCATTACCTGCATGATTTGCAGTGAGTCGAACGGCGGAGCGATTCCTGATATTGGAATCTCGCAAACGCGCCACGGCCTTTCGCATCATAATGGAGACCCGGAACAGCTTCGTCGACTGACCGCGACCGATACCTTCCTGGTTGAGCAGTACAGTTACTTCCTCGATCAACTCAAAGCCCATCACGATAATGGCGTTTCTCTTCTCGATACGACGCAGGTCTTGTGGGGAAGCGGTATGGCGTACGGCCATAGTCATGGCAACGCGAATCTACCGACGATCCTTGCAGGGGGAAAAGCCCTCGGCATCAAACATGGCCAACATCTCGACTTCAACTTGCCCAAGATCGGCAAGTACGATGTCACTAATGCCGAAGGCCATTATCGAATCTGTTCTCGTCCGGTCGACAGCGACGCACGGCTGAGCAATCTGCTGCTGACAATGCTGCAGCGCATGGACGTGGAAGTGGATCAGTTCCAGGATAGCATCGAACCGATTTCTGAGATCCTCATTTAA